The following are from one region of the Myotis daubentonii chromosome 2, mMyoDau2.1, whole genome shotgun sequence genome:
- the LOC132225949 gene encoding putative methyl-CpG-binding domain protein 3-like 3, translating into MGEPGSIMKTNQPSLGKLRRNMMPETLAKKRQLVSAMSKQRRRERTEHPMRLTSCIFKSAVTKVTAHPDNVVRRRQQEETLEKPQQMSAYRRLQGLQACSSEGELLNTLEVTNVMRTTAPGRGRETLGRAGPGSLHTSPQPSAAQLLHEVEMIPGAGLWDPQLLCRQLVTRGDIQRQNFRVRKARERLAAALREDRLAREAESQDCRRMF; encoded by the coding sequence ATGGGGGAGCCTGGATCAATCATGAAGACAAACCAGCCTTCTTTGGGAAAGCTTCGGAGAAACATGATGCCGGAGACTTTAGCGAAGAAGAGACAACTGGTTTCAGCCATGAGCAAGCAGAGACGTCGGGAACGGACTGAACATCCAATGAGGCTGACcagctgcatttttaaaagtgcagTCACCAAGGTGACTGCCCATCCTGACAATGTGGTCAGGCGCCGGCAACAGGAGGAGACCTTGGAGAAGCCCCAGCAGATGAGTGCCTACAGGAGACTGCAGGGGCTCCAGGCCTGCAGCAGTGAAGGGGAACTTCTAAATACTTTGGAGGTGACAAATGTGATGAGAACAACTGCACCAGGAAGAGGGCGTGAAACTCTGGGCCGTGCTGGTCCTGGGTCTTTACACACCAGTCCCCAGCCCAGCGCAGCACAATTGTTACATGAGGTAGAGATGATCCCAGGAGCAGGTCTCTGGGACCCACAGCTTCTGTGCAGGCAACTGGTCACCCGTGGAGACATCCAGAGACAGAATTTCAGAGTgaggaaagcaagagagagactgGCTGCAGCTTTGAGGGAagacaggctggccagggaggcagagaGCCAGGATTGCAGAAGAATGTTCTGA